The following are from one region of the Cloacibacterium normanense genome:
- the hemE gene encoding uroporphyrinogen decarboxylase produces MIKNDLYLRALRGETVERPPVWMMRQAGRYLPEFIALRDQYDFFTRCQTPELAAEITVQPIRRFPLDAAILFSDILVVPQAMGIDFKMKESVGPWLDTPIRSLEQVQNLQVEGAEENLKYVYDAIDITLQKLENEIPLIGFAGSPWTLLCYAVEGKGSKSFDIAKSFCFTQPEAAHLLLQKITDVTIAYLKRKVQSGVSAVQIFDSWGGMLSPEDYQEFSWKYINQIVEALAPEAHVVVFAKGCWYALEEMTKSKVSALGVDWTITPELARKFTNNSITLQGNFDPARLHSSPEVIRKMVHEMIDRFGKDKYIANLGHGILPNIPLENAEAFIRAVVEWKG; encoded by the coding sequence ATGATAAAAAACGACCTATATTTAAGAGCATTACGAGGCGAAACTGTAGAAAGACCACCGGTTTGGATGATGAGACAAGCAGGAAGATATTTGCCAGAATTCATTGCACTTCGTGACCAATATGATTTCTTCACGCGTTGTCAAACTCCAGAATTGGCAGCAGAAATTACTGTTCAACCGATTAGAAGATTTCCGCTAGATGCAGCGATTTTATTTTCTGATATTTTGGTAGTTCCACAAGCGATGGGAATTGATTTCAAAATGAAAGAATCAGTTGGACCATGGCTAGATACACCAATTAGAAGCTTAGAACAAGTACAAAATCTTCAAGTAGAAGGAGCAGAAGAAAATCTGAAATATGTTTATGATGCAATTGACATCACTTTACAGAAATTAGAAAACGAAATTCCTTTGATTGGTTTTGCTGGTTCACCTTGGACACTTCTTTGTTATGCAGTAGAAGGAAAAGGTTCTAAATCTTTTGATATTGCGAAGTCGTTTTGCTTTACTCAACCAGAAGCAGCGCATTTGCTTTTACAAAAAATTACAGATGTAACCATCGCTTATTTAAAGAGAAAAGTACAAAGCGGAGTTTCTGCGGTACAGATTTTTGATTCTTGGGGCGGAATGCTTTCTCCTGAAGATTATCAAGAGTTTTCTTGGAAATATATCAATCAAATTGTAGAAGCTTTAGCTCCAGAAGCTCACGTTGTAGTTTTTGCGAAAGGTTGTTGGTATGCTTTAGAAGAAATGACTAAATCTAAAGTTTCTGCTCTTGGTGTAGATTGGACGATTACACCAGAATTGGCAAGAAAATTTACCAATAATTCTATAACCCTTCAAGGGAATTTTGATCCTGCAAGATTACATTCTTCGCCAGAAGTCATTAGAAAAATGGTTCATGAAATGATTGATAGATTTGGCAAAGACAAATACATTGCTAATCTAGGTCACGGAATTTTGCCAAACATTCCTTTAGAAAACGCCGAAGCTTTTATTAGAGCAGTGGTAGAATGGAAGGGTTAA
- a CDS encoding uroporphyrinogen-III synthase, which translates to MKILFTKTGIEHEVSEKLETGFSCDFKDFIAIEKIKTKPFPLKNSSLIFTSVNAVKSFFENGFQPNENFQEVHYNKIYAVGLKTKKELRNNGFGTFKVKKHLNDLSEFILKHSQKENFIHFCGNLALDILDKALPLQNISYKKVVLYHTKILYPKIHEKYEAVVFFSPSGVRSFAKFNSLENLKIFSIGQTTEKELRKFTQNKIFTSKESNLEDLIKIIMSHR; encoded by the coding sequence ATGAAAATCCTTTTCACCAAAACCGGAATCGAACATGAGGTTTCAGAGAAATTAGAAACCGGTTTTTCTTGTGATTTTAAGGATTTTATAGCGATTGAAAAAATTAAAACCAAACCTTTTCCACTTAAGAATTCTTCACTTATTTTCACGAGTGTAAATGCTGTAAAATCTTTCTTTGAAAATGGCTTTCAGCCGAATGAAAACTTTCAAGAAGTACATTATAATAAAATCTACGCAGTAGGTCTTAAAACCAAAAAAGAATTGAGAAATAACGGTTTTGGAACCTTTAAAGTGAAGAAACATCTTAATGATTTGTCTGAATTTATTCTCAAGCATAGTCAAAAAGAAAATTTTATTCACTTCTGTGGAAATTTAGCGCTTGATATTTTAGATAAAGCATTACCACTGCAGAATATTTCTTACAAAAAAGTAGTGCTTTACCATACTAAAATTCTCTACCCAAAAATTCATGAAAAATATGAGGCTGTAGTTTTTTTTAGTCCAAGTGGAGTTCGTAGTTTTGCGAAGTTTAATTCCTTAGAAAATTTGAAAATCTTTTCTATCGGACAAACGACAGAAAAGGAGCTGAGAAAATTTACACAAAATAAAATTTTTACCAGTAAAGAAAGCAATTTAGAAGATTTAATTAAAATAATAATGTCTCACAGATAG
- the hemC gene encoding hydroxymethylbilane synthase, with protein MIRIGTRNSPLAMWQAKEVEQKLQNLGYETVLVPVLSSGDKNLNQPLYSLGITGVFTKDLDIALLNNEIDIAVHSLKDVPTILPQNIEVSAVLERDFPQDVLVRKSSSKNKDLAELKIATSSLRRRAFWSEKFPNTQFSDIRGNVQTRLKKLEEGDFDATLFSLAGIKRMEMELEYEMLDFMISAPSQGVVAISSRVDDVETKAILQKINHKTTQICVEIERNFLRTLEGGCTAPIGAIAVFEENKIKFSGRLNSLDGSKTINVVEEFEYDDSENYGKKFAEFVLKNGGKEMMEEIKKQIKE; from the coding sequence ATGATTAGAATAGGTACCAGAAATTCGCCTCTTGCAATGTGGCAAGCAAAAGAAGTAGAACAAAAATTACAAAATTTAGGCTACGAAACAGTGCTGGTTCCTGTGCTTTCTTCTGGTGATAAAAATCTTAATCAACCACTTTATTCTCTAGGAATTACGGGCGTTTTTACCAAAGATTTGGACATCGCTTTACTCAATAATGAAATAGATATTGCAGTACATTCTCTGAAAGATGTTCCTACCATTTTACCTCAAAATATAGAAGTTTCTGCCGTTCTAGAAAGAGATTTTCCGCAAGATGTTTTGGTGAGAAAATCTTCTTCTAAAAATAAAGATTTAGCAGAACTTAAAATCGCAACCAGCAGTTTGAGAAGAAGAGCTTTTTGGTCAGAAAAATTCCCGAACACTCAGTTTTCAGATATCAGAGGAAATGTTCAGACGCGTCTAAAGAAATTAGAAGAAGGAGATTTTGATGCTACGCTTTTTTCTTTGGCAGGTATTAAAAGAATGGAAATGGAGTTGGAATATGAAATGCTAGATTTTATGATTTCTGCGCCTAGTCAAGGAGTTGTAGCGATTTCCAGTAGAGTAGATGATGTAGAAACCAAAGCAATTTTGCAAAAAATCAATCATAAAACCACTCAAATTTGCGTTGAAATAGAACGTAATTTCCTCAGAACTTTAGAAGGTGGCTGTACTGCGCCAATTGGAGCCATCGCAGTTTTTGAAGAAAATAAAATCAAATTTTCGGGAAGATTAAATTCTTTAGATGGAAGTAAAACGATAAATGTAGTTGAAGAATTTGAATATGATGATTCTGAAAATTACGGTAAAAAATTTGCAGAATTTGTGCTAAAAAACGGAGGAAAAGAAATGATGGAAGAAATTAAGAAACAAATAAAGGAATAG
- the hemA gene encoding glutamyl-tRNA reductase, producing MNSLAKTYNTQNFTVLSISFEKANAEIRGKFAFFDEHVKQFVKEIHEKKLGDAFVVSTCNRTEIYTTSHNYIAIAEMYCKSVDVSLMDFMQFVNVMKNEEALYHLFRVSAGLESQILGDFEIIGQIKNAYHRFKKHKSFSNPYLERAINSAIQISKRIKNETALSNGAASVSYAAVHYILKTQKQISEKNILLLGTGEIGQNTVENLVKHVYQPKVKIANRSYEKAEKIAEKYSIPQIAFENFEEELKSTDILIVATGASHPIIHQKHFPNGKETLVIDLSIPNNVDKKVAESKAVQLVDVDELSKHIQETIEQRKKEIPKAEKIIKEMTKEFLAWERKRKFAPNIHQFKAALKHIEDHEMHNFHRKHRYVDIEDMELTEKLIQKITNRFAKYIIENPLRAEEVTKLMNEILVEQPKEEFNKKHQ from the coding sequence ATGAATTCTCTTGCGAAGACATATAATACACAGAACTTCACTGTTTTAAGCATTAGTTTTGAAAAAGCCAATGCCGAAATCAGAGGTAAATTTGCGTTTTTTGATGAACACGTAAAACAGTTCGTAAAAGAAATTCATGAAAAGAAACTTGGTGATGCATTTGTAGTTTCTACTTGTAACAGAACCGAAATCTACACTACTTCTCATAATTATATTGCGATTGCAGAGATGTATTGCAAGAGTGTAGACGTAAGTTTGATGGATTTCATGCAGTTTGTAAATGTGATGAAAAACGAAGAAGCGCTTTATCATCTATTCAGGGTTTCTGCAGGCTTAGAAAGTCAGATTTTAGGAGACTTCGAAATTATTGGTCAGATAAAAAATGCTTACCATCGATTCAAAAAACACAAAAGTTTTAGCAATCCTTACTTAGAGAGAGCCATCAATTCGGCGATTCAAATTTCTAAAAGAATTAAAAACGAAACCGCACTTTCAAACGGAGCAGCTTCTGTTTCTTATGCAGCGGTTCATTATATCTTAAAAACTCAAAAACAGATTTCAGAAAAGAATATTCTCCTTTTAGGAACTGGCGAAATCGGTCAAAATACTGTAGAAAATTTGGTGAAACATGTTTATCAGCCAAAAGTAAAAATCGCCAACCGTTCTTATGAAAAAGCTGAGAAAATTGCAGAAAAGTATAGTATTCCGCAAATTGCTTTTGAAAATTTTGAAGAAGAACTGAAATCTACAGATATTCTTATCGTTGCAACTGGCGCTTCTCATCCGATTATTCACCAAAAACATTTTCCAAATGGAAAAGAAACATTGGTGATAGACCTTTCTATTCCAAATAATGTAGATAAAAAAGTAGCGGAAAGTAAAGCGGTGCAATTGGTAGACGTAGACGAATTGTCTAAGCATATTCAAGAAACCATCGAGCAACGCAAGAAAGAAATTCCTAAAGCGGAGAAAATCATCAAGGAAATGACCAAAGAATTTTTGGCTTGGGAAAGAAAAAGAAAATTCGCACCGAATATTCATCAGTTCAAAGCTGCGCTGAAACATATCGAAGACCATGAAATGCATAATTTCCACAGAAAACACAGATATGTGGATATAGAAGACATGGAACTCACCGAAAAATTGATTCAAAAAATCACCAATAGATTTGCGAAATATATCATCGAAAATCCGCTTCGTGCTGAAGAAGTTACTAAGTTGATGAACGAAATTTTGGTAGAACAACCTAAAGAAGAGTTCAACAAAAAACATCAGTAA
- a CDS encoding GNAT family N-acetyltransferase, which produces MIKRISPQETYLLRREILRKNLPQESHEFNGDFDDQTFHLGYFVEDRIVGIITVLQNGEIAQIRGMAVSEDYQGKGIGKKLVEMAEEILREAQIQKIWMNARETAAEFYQKLGYKIEGELFNIKPIGFHYVMTKYFNS; this is translated from the coding sequence ATGATTAAAAGAATTAGCCCACAAGAGACCTATCTTCTTAGACGAGAAATCCTTAGAAAAAATCTTCCTCAAGAATCTCATGAATTTAATGGTGATTTTGATGACCAAACTTTTCATCTAGGTTATTTTGTGGAAGATAGAATTGTGGGGATTATCACGGTCTTGCAAAATGGAGAAATTGCTCAAATTAGAGGAATGGCAGTTTCAGAAGATTATCAAGGAAAAGGTATAGGGAAAAAATTGGTAGAAATGGCTGAGGAAATTTTGAGAGAAGCACAAATTCAAAAAATTTGGATGAATGCCAGAGAAACAGCTGCGGAATTTTACCAAAAATTAGGGTATAAAATTGAAGGTGAATTGTTTAACATAAAACCTATCGGGTTTCATTATGTAATGACCAAATATTTCAATTCATAA
- a CDS encoding rod shape-determining protein has product MGLFDMFTQEIAIDLGTANTLIIHNNKIVIDQPSIVAIERSSGKAIAVGEQAKHMQGKTHEDIKTIRPLKDGVIADFAASEHMIKEFIKQIPGIKGKLIQPSLRIVICIPSGITEVEKRAVRDSAQKVNAKEVRLIYEPMAAAIGVGIDVQKPEGNMIIDIGGGTTEIAVVALGGIVCDKSVKIAGDVFTNDIAYYLRTHHNLYIGERTAERVKIEVGSAVEELDVDVEDIPVQGRDLITGKPKEIMVGYKEIARALDKSIIRIEDAVMETLSLTPPELAADIYKTGIYLAGGGALLRGLADRLHKKTGLPVFVAEDPLRAVVRGTGIALKNMDKFNFLIK; this is encoded by the coding sequence ATGGGGTTATTTGATATGTTCACGCAAGAAATTGCGATAGACTTAGGAACAGCGAACACACTTATCATACATAATAATAAAATCGTGATTGACCAGCCGTCAATCGTGGCTATCGAGCGTTCATCTGGAAAAGCAATTGCCGTAGGAGAACAAGCGAAACACATGCAAGGAAAAACGCACGAAGATATTAAAACGATTCGTCCGCTAAAAGATGGTGTAATTGCAGATTTTGCTGCATCTGAACACATGATTAAGGAATTTATTAAACAAATTCCTGGTATCAAAGGAAAATTAATTCAGCCTTCTCTTAGAATTGTAATTTGTATTCCTTCTGGTATTACAGAAGTAGAAAAAAGAGCGGTAAGAGATTCTGCTCAAAAAGTTAATGCTAAAGAAGTAAGATTAATTTATGAACCAATGGCTGCAGCAATAGGTGTAGGAATTGATGTACAAAAACCTGAAGGTAACATGATTATCGATATAGGTGGTGGTACTACAGAAATTGCAGTAGTGGCTCTTGGTGGTATTGTTTGTGATAAATCTGTGAAAATTGCAGGTGATGTTTTCACGAATGATATTGCTTATTATTTAAGAACGCATCATAATTTATACATCGGAGAAAGAACAGCAGAAAGAGTGAAAATAGAAGTAGGTTCTGCAGTAGAAGAATTAGATGTAGATGTAGAAGATATTCCAGTACAAGGTAGAGATTTAATTACCGGTAAACCAAAAGAAATTATGGTAGGTTATAAAGAAATCGCAAGAGCTCTAGATAAATCTATCATCAGAATAGAAGATGCAGTAATGGAAACGCTTTCTCTTACTCCGCCAGAATTAGCAGCAGATATTTACAAAACTGGTATTTATTTAGCTGGTGGTGGTGCTTTATTAAGAGGTTTAGCAGACAGACTTCACAAGAAAACAGGATTACCAGTTTTCGTAGCAGAAGACCCATTAAGAGCAGTTGTTCGTGGAACAGGTATTGCTCTTAAAAACATGGATAAATTTAATTTCCTTATAAAATAA
- the mreC gene encoding rod shape-determining protein MreC, which yields MGFLIRLFSKNGLFLFFLFLQIIAVTLIFSRNSMQQSFIAAQTTAFNAWVSGYIDEGTSYLKLKQINEELVAQNKTLMQELYGKEKIKNPSFVRVTDTIGGGQIYTFVDGEIVNNSIIRKDNYFTINRGKRHGVFPKMGVIAPQGIAGIVINTTNNYALVQSVLSMNKIRINASLKDSGFFGTLTWRGENSRTMHLSDIPKYVPIKVGDTVVTDGKSAIFPQGIMIGRVAGYEVDSKTGYWDISVELSQKMGQLNKVYVVRNLKKLEVKQIQDTLDATINNDQ from the coding sequence ATGGGGTTTTTGATAAGATTATTTAGCAAGAACGGATTATTTCTGTTCTTTCTTTTTTTACAAATAATTGCCGTAACATTGATTTTCAGTAGAAACTCAATGCAACAATCTTTTATTGCAGCACAAACTACCGCGTTTAATGCTTGGGTTTCTGGTTACATAGACGAAGGAACCAGCTACTTAAAACTGAAGCAAATTAATGAAGAATTAGTTGCTCAGAATAAAACGCTGATGCAAGAATTATACGGTAAAGAAAAAATTAAAAATCCTAGTTTTGTAAGAGTTACCGACACGATTGGTGGTGGACAGATTTACACTTTCGTAGATGGTGAAATTGTAAATAATTCTATCATTAGAAAAGACAATTATTTTACCATCAACAGAGGAAAAAGACATGGTGTTTTCCCTAAAATGGGTGTAATTGCACCACAAGGAATTGCAGGAATTGTGATCAATACCACTAATAATTATGCATTAGTACAATCTGTACTCAGCATGAACAAAATTAGAATTAATGCTTCTCTTAAAGATTCTGGATTTTTCGGAACGCTTACCTGGAGAGGCGAAAATTCTAGAACCATGCATTTATCAGACATTCCTAAATATGTGCCGATAAAAGTTGGCGACACCGTAGTTACAGATGGCAAATCTGCAATTTTCCCACAAGGAATTATGATTGGTAGAGTTGCTGGCTACGAAGTAGATTCTAAAACGGGATATTGGGATATTTCTGTAGAACTTAGCCAAAAAATGGGACAACTTAACAAAGTTTATGTTGTAAGAAATTTAAAAAAATTAGAAGTAAAACAAATTCAAGATACCCTTGATGCCACGATAAACAATGATCAGTAG
- a CDS encoding rod shape-determining protein MreD: MISRNLFTDVLLIAMLVTLQIFLFNRIDIAGKYTPVIYIIFVLFYPFYRNLYIFLSASFILGLSIDAFLGTWGINAFATTLIAYFRTIIFKTSTEVSSDVFSFHNLQWSQFLFYIFSSIFVHQLLVQSIEFFKFDRFFEVILNILVTSVISIIFVLLYSLAFKIKEKV; this comes from the coding sequence ATGATCAGTAGAAATTTATTTACAGATGTTTTATTAATCGCAATGTTAGTCACATTGCAAATATTTTTATTTAACAGAATAGATATTGCTGGTAAATATACTCCTGTCATCTACATTATTTTTGTTTTGTTTTATCCTTTTTACAGGAATCTCTATATTTTCCTATCGGCGAGTTTTATTTTAGGATTATCTATAGACGCATTTTTAGGAACTTGGGGTATCAATGCATTTGCCACTACACTTATCGCCTATTTTAGAACCATTATTTTCAAAACTTCCACAGAAGTCTCTTCGGATGTATTTTCTTTCCATAATCTTCAGTGGTCGCAGTTTCTATTTTATATTTTTTCAAGTATTTTTGTGCATCAACTATTAGTTCAGAGTATAGAATTTTTTAAATTCGACAGGTTTTTTGAAGTAATACTTAATATTTTAGTAACCAGTGTTATTTCTATAATATTTGTACTCCTCTATTCGTTAGCATTTAAAATCAAAGAAAAAGTTTGA
- a CDS encoding peptidoglycan D,D-transpeptidase FtsI family protein, producing MKTAYYKITLFLFLIAAIFVARLVYLQLLTDRYALNAANTSIKIDYVIPQRGIIFDRNGKILVGNQPSYEISFTQSQMTPDFDTLGFCNLLKINKKDFIKKIESIKKEKYYSKLTPMTFKSDMSREEIARIQEIIFKYPAFNIVERPQRKYEVSTSGNLLGYTNQVNENYIKKDSLYYLPGDIAGITGIERAYEKQLRGEKGMRYIQKDIKLRNVGPYKNGELDKEVVSGKDLTLTIDYDLQRIAEEMLVNKHGAIVALDPNNGEILALATGPDIDPNLFTGPNKKRNIYRLANDTIYDNKPTYDRSVQAAYPPGSPFKLLTALAGYQMKVISDSTKFTCRHGYRMGRHTIGCHCGTFWPIGMEKAIEKSCNNYFSSVYYKITEKYGPKGRNRAIDEWKEIMNSFGLGEFMNNDLAVGAKGKIPSGEFYTKRLGEKWHPYESAIFNGMGQGDVLLTPLQMANFTAAIVNRGWYFTPHIVKSIDGKPNPDERFKKKHVTKVEPRYFDVVLKGMKDVFIGGTARGLASKEFTQLGKTGTAQVPGGKDNSIFVMAAPADKPKIVVVAVIEHAGFGATWAGPASTIIAEKYLLGDIKRPHLYDRMIKSSFMGEYKRMYINHLTKKGWYTAPKPDPIQLKKLEDSLRLLNEKKAAQNPKKLKDTTKNNKT from the coding sequence TTGAAAACAGCCTATTATAAAATTACCTTATTTCTCTTTCTCATTGCCGCAATTTTTGTGGCAAGATTGGTCTATTTACAGTTGCTTACAGATAGATATGCGCTCAATGCCGCCAATACTTCTATCAAAATAGACTATGTCATTCCTCAACGTGGAATAATCTTTGACCGAAACGGAAAAATTTTAGTAGGTAACCAGCCTTCTTATGAAATTTCTTTTACCCAAAGTCAAATGACGCCAGATTTTGACACTTTGGGTTTTTGTAATTTATTAAAAATCAACAAAAAAGATTTCATCAAAAAAATAGAGTCCATTAAAAAGGAAAAATATTACTCTAAGCTCACTCCTATGACTTTCAAAAGTGATATGAGCAGAGAGGAAATCGCTAGAATTCAAGAAATTATCTTCAAATATCCAGCTTTTAACATTGTAGAAAGACCTCAACGTAAGTATGAAGTTTCTACTTCAGGAAATTTACTTGGCTATACCAATCAGGTCAACGAAAATTACATCAAAAAAGATTCTCTTTATTATTTGCCTGGTGATATTGCTGGGATTACAGGAATAGAGCGCGCCTACGAAAAACAATTGCGTGGCGAAAAAGGAATGCGCTACATTCAGAAAGACATTAAACTGAGAAATGTAGGTCCTTATAAAAACGGTGAGTTAGATAAAGAAGTGGTTTCTGGTAAAGATTTAACGCTTACCATAGACTATGATTTGCAAAGAATTGCAGAAGAAATGCTCGTGAATAAGCATGGTGCAATTGTAGCACTTGACCCAAATAATGGAGAAATTTTAGCGCTCGCAACTGGGCCAGACATAGACCCAAATCTTTTTACAGGGCCTAACAAAAAAAGAAATATTTATAGATTGGCAAACGACACCATCTATGATAACAAACCTACTTATGACCGTTCAGTTCAGGCAGCTTATCCTCCAGGTTCGCCTTTTAAATTATTGACTGCACTAGCTGGCTATCAGATGAAAGTCATCAGTGATTCTACAAAATTTACATGTAGACATGGCTATAGAATGGGAAGACATACCATCGGTTGTCACTGTGGAACTTTTTGGCCAATCGGAATGGAAAAAGCCATAGAAAAATCTTGCAACAATTATTTTTCTAGTGTTTATTATAAAATCACCGAAAAATACGGCCCAAAAGGAAGAAACAGAGCCATAGATGAATGGAAAGAAATCATGAATAGCTTCGGTTTAGGAGAATTTATGAATAATGACTTGGCAGTTGGTGCAAAAGGAAAAATTCCATCTGGAGAATTTTATACCAAAAGATTAGGGGAAAAATGGCATCCGTATGAATCTGCTATTTTTAATGGAATGGGACAAGGAGACGTTCTACTTACTCCGCTTCAAATGGCAAATTTTACTGCCGCTATTGTTAATAGAGGTTGGTATTTTACACCACATATTGTGAAATCTATTGACGGAAAACCTAATCCAGACGAAAGATTTAAGAAAAAACATGTGACCAAAGTAGAACCTAGATATTTTGATGTGGTTCTAAAAGGTATGAAAGATGTTTTCATTGGCGGAACAGCTAGAGGACTTGCTTCTAAAGAATTCACACAACTCGGAAAAACAGGAACTGCACAGGTTCCTGGAGGAAAAGATAATTCAATTTTTGTAATGGCAGCACCTGCTGATAAACCAAAAATTGTAGTAGTTGCAGTAATAGAACACGCTGGTTTTGGTGCAACTTGGGCAGGTCCAGCTTCTACCATCATCGCTGAAAAATATTTGTTAGGAGATATTAAGAGACCTCATCTTTATGATAGAATGATAAAATCTAGTTTCATGGGAGAGTACAAGCGAATGTACATCAATCATCTTACCAAAAAAGGTTGGTATACCGCGCCAAAACCAGACCCTATTCAATTGAAAAAACTAGAAGACAGCCTAAGATTACTCAATGAAAAGAAGGCAGCACAAAACCCTAAAAAATTAAAAGACACCACTAAAAATAATAAAACGTAA
- the rodA gene encoding rod shape-determining protein RodA produces the protein MKWAEGIDKLGIFLYLAISLFAIANIYSVDEGLGTKQFIFFGISLVVGLVIFTMRTKFFENFAGIFFILGVLSLAGLHVFGTEILGQKNWYKFGGFTMQPVEFAKIGTALMLANYVSGPDFNLKMRKSQLTVLAIIGVPALVVLSIPDVGSLLVFTAFAIALYREGLNGWLFIVGFVLAAVFLLSIAFNPLYITGVLVGLVLIFILFNYQKIHWSVPTIVTIVGSLGILAGISFGTPKIMEKLPKHQRERIEVLYKGEKAFRDTSGYNLLYSKTAIGSGGFWGKGYKQGSVTQGKFVPEQETDYIFCTVGEEWGFFGSFLLVLFYAIYIGRIFYLAETQKNTFNRVFGYCFAGILLMHFSINLGMVMGLFPTVGIPLPYFSYGGSSFLAFSIMTAIFFKLNYADKNSLV, from the coding sequence ATGAAATGGGCAGAAGGAATTGATAAACTTGGCATTTTTCTATACTTGGCTATTTCACTTTTTGCAATAGCAAATATTTATAGTGTAGACGAAGGATTAGGAACCAAACAATTTATATTTTTTGGAATTTCACTCGTGGTAGGACTTGTAATTTTCACCATGAGAACAAAGTTTTTTGAAAACTTTGCAGGAATTTTTTTCATATTGGGCGTCCTTTCATTAGCAGGTTTACATGTTTTTGGAACTGAAATTTTAGGTCAAAAAAACTGGTACAAGTTTGGCGGATTTACCATGCAACCCGTTGAATTCGCAAAAATCGGAACAGCACTTATGCTCGCCAATTACGTTTCTGGACCTGATTTTAATCTGAAAATGAGAAAATCACAGTTGACGGTTTTAGCGATTATTGGAGTGCCAGCTTTAGTTGTTTTATCCATTCCAGATGTAGGTTCATTATTAGTATTTACTGCATTTGCAATTGCTTTATACAGAGAAGGTTTAAATGGCTGGCTATTTATAGTAGGGTTTGTTTTAGCCGCTGTTTTTCTTTTGTCGATTGCGTTTAATCCTCTTTACATTACTGGAGTTCTAGTAGGTTTAGTCCTCATTTTCATTCTCTTTAATTATCAAAAAATTCATTGGAGCGTTCCTACGATAGTCACCATTGTCGGAAGTTTGGGAATTTTAGCCGGCATCAGTTTTGGAACTCCAAAAATCATGGAAAAACTACCAAAGCATCAGCGAGAAAGAATAGAAGTTCTCTACAAAGGTGAAAAAGCTTTCCGAGACACTTCTGGTTATAACTTATTGTATTCTAAAACGGCTATTGGTTCTGGCGGATTTTGGGGAAAAGGTTATAAACAAGGTTCTGTAACTCAAGGGAAATTCGTTCCTGAACAAGAAACAGACTATATTTTCTGTACAGTGGGAGAAGAATGGGGCTTCTTCGGAAGTTTTCTTTTGGTGCTATTTTATGCTATTTATATTGGCAGAATATTTTACTTAGCCGAGACTCAAAAAAATACTTTTAATCGAGTTTTCGGTTATTGTTTTGCTGGAATATTACTCATGCACTTTTCCATCAATTTAGGAATGGTAATGGGACTATTTCCTACAGTGGGAATTCCATTACCTTACTTCAGTTACGGAGGAAGTTCGTTTTTAGCATTCTCTATTATGACCGCTATTTTCTTTAAATTAAATTACGCAGATAAGAATTCACTCGTATAA